In Vanacampus margaritifer isolate UIUO_Vmar chromosome 9, RoL_Vmar_1.0, whole genome shotgun sequence, the following proteins share a genomic window:
- the plekhg6 gene encoding uncharacterized protein plekhg6 isoform X1 gives MEADLVQSRDAGDVDRSEPDRHAQTPAGANFYHKVSPEKVKFYTYGHQMRTRQKVVSNYSTVTKGASAAAKPRAALKQVFLNQGVSDRSFTAEERNQLDALKQELEAFAVPVSLKWRWRDESRGSTLEQNWTDIVNSHSIMSRMQRHQQEAMWEFVLTELNYINRLVVIKDLVIAALVNLHLRGLLQEVTPERLFSNLPAILSAHQLFWQEVIYPMLHEVRLTGKPFNPMGLKVGCLQFRERFSAYCHYCAEEENSFEFTRQQMESNPNFLAYVQWVETHPQCARMRIGDMQAKPHQRITKYALLLKAVLKTTQDGRMQRSLRSMLSSVNTFLESINDYLRMRDEEAALSNSAQRLEGYEMEGINEEIDKHVREICQFDLTCPIRGVGDGVVRKLLLEDNLKVRGRKDSKLEVVALLFSDVLLMTKVQKKAERLKVVRPPLALDRTYCVALKDNCSFLLVEVGELWCPVNVYIFTAGTSESCSAWVSAIHQAKVMLTNMREAENRQLAAAERPAAFDGTCAAVSKEEVFVDHTAGKRAVPQLLNGAHAFKNASENPPNHFEILPQKFVIQDNRGEERVTHQEEKFNQSVKVMDPLRPLTARPNFLVPGGYPDVDYPTDGLNTSPVPGQTRPSDGKIENSHPETKVFPGTFKSPILRKKRTDNGLKSPSPQTVHGSEWSPSNNSSSNSDSDCGGNTKPANSHIVLKLSALKPTRGTFWNNDPRASPETEIFSESELTVFNLQNKKARLRTQRSASIPNMPSQEEQRFHFPDGFPGKSASPASLENLLQRAKGRARDRDRVKSGNNAQSAHLRPPAFPLTSSPSQSPSDWDRDAEWEEEVQLQRHQVLTISRGWNEQLVDGDGNGRVDSPVFTNGINVDWPGWCFDAAEVDYTSPRAEGLLEDINQSLTFGNLSEQEDNFCSQV, from the exons ATGGAGGCAGACTTGGTGCAGTCACGTGACGCTGGCGACGTGGACCGGAGCGAGCCCGACCGCCACGCGCAGACCCCAGCAGGCGCCAACTTTTACCACAAGGTGTCTCCAGAGAAAGTCAAGTTCTACACATACGGACATCAG ATGCGGACAAGACAGAAAGTTGTTAGCAACTATTCAACGGTGACAAAGGGAGCGTCAGCAGCAGCCAAACCCAGAGCCGCGCTCAAACAAGTTTTTCTCAACCAGGGAGTGTCTGACAGGAGCTTTACAGCCGAG GAAAGGAATCAACTGGACGCGTTGAAGCAGGAGCTGGAGGCCTTCGCTGTGCCCGTCAGCCTGAAGTGGCGATGGAGGGATGAGAGCCGCGGGAGCACGCTGGAGCAGAACTGGACCGATATCGTCAACTCACACTCT ATCATGTCTCGGATGCAGAGGCACCAGCAGGAAGCCATGTGGGAGTTTGTCCTCACCGAACTCAACTACATCAACCGACTTGTTGTTATCAAAGAC TTGGTTATTGCAGCTTTGGTCAACCTGCACCTGCGTGGCTTGCTCCAGGAG GTGACACCCGAGCGGCTTTTCTCCAACCTTCCCGCCATCCTCAGCGCACACCAGCTGTTCTGGCAGGAAGTGATTTATCCCATGTTACATGAAGTCCGCTTGACAGGCAAACCTTTTAACCCAATGGGGTTAAAGGTCGGCTGCCTCCAG TTCCGCGAACGCTTCTCGGCGTACTGCCATTACTGTGCAGAGGAGGAGAACAGCTTTGAGTTCACACGCCAACAAATGGAGAGCAACCCAAATTTCCTCGCATATGTGCAG TGGGTGGAGACCCACCCGCAGTGCGCACGAATGCGCATCGGGGACATGCAGGCCAAGCCCCACCAGAGGATCACCAAGTACGCCCTCCTTCTCAAGGCGGTGCTTAAGACCACCCAGGACGGTCGCATGCAGCGCAGTCTGCGCAGCATG TTATCGAGTGTCAACACGTTTCTGGAGAGCATCAACGATTACCTGAGGATGAGGGACGAGGAGGCGGCGCTCTCCAATTCTGCTCAGAGGCTGGAAGGATACGAGATGGAGGGAATAAACGAAGAAATTGACAAG CACGTGCGAGAAATCTGCCAGTTTGACCTGACGTGCCCCATCAGAGGGGTCGGTGATGGCGTCGTCCGCAAACTGCTCCTGGAGGACAACCTGAAGGTCCGTGGCAGGAAAGACAGCAAG CTGGAGGTGGTGGCGCTGTTGTTCTCCGACGTGCTTCTGATGACCAAAGTGCAGAAGAAAGCAGAGCGACTGAAGGTGGTTCGGCCTCCGCTGGCCCTGGACAGAACGTACTGCGTTGCGCTGAAGGATAACT GCTCGTTTCTTCTGGTCGAGGTGGGGGAGCTTTGGTGTCCTGTCAATGTCTACATATTTACAGCCGGCACCTCTGAAAGTTGCTCCGCTTGGGTGTCCGCCATTCACCAGGCAAAG GTGATGCTGACGAACATGAGGGAGGCCGAAAATAGGCAATTGGCGGCGGCAGAAAGACCCGCTGCATTTGACGGCACGTGCGCGGCTGTCTCAAAAGAGGAGGTTTTTGTGGACCACACCGCCGGCAAACGCGCAGTCCCTCAGCTGTTAAATGGCGCTCATGCGTTTAAAAATGCGTCTGAAAATCCCCCAAATCACTTTGAAATATTGCCTCAAAAATTTGTCATCCAAGACAATAGAGGAGAAGAAAGAGTGACCCATCAAGAGGAGAAATTCAATCAATCTGTAAAGGTCATGGATCCACTGCGACCTCTCACCGCCAGACCGAATTTTTTGGTGCCAGGCGGCTACCCGGACGTTGACTACCCGACAGATGGACTGAACACTTCACCGGTTCCTGGCCAAACACGACCATCCGACGGCAAGATCGAAAATTCACATCCGGAGACTAAAGTCTTCCCAGGGACTTTCAAGTCCCCCATCTTACGAAAGAAGAGGACAGACAATGGCCTGAAGAGCCCCTCGCCTCAGACGGTGCACGGTTCAGAGTGGTCGCCGTCCAACAACTCTTCCTCCAACTCGGACTCCGACTGCGGCGGGAATACGAAGCCCGCCAATTCTCACATCGTGCTGAAGTTGAGCGCCCTGAAGCCCACCCGGGGGACTTTTTGGAATAACGACCCGAGAGCGTCGCCAGAAACTGAGATCTTTTCTGAATCTGAACTGACGGTTTTTAACCTTCAGAATAAAAAGGCCAGGCTGAGAACCCAGAGGAGCGCGTCCATTCCTAACATGCCGAGCCAAGAGGAGCAGAGGTTTCACTTTCCGGACGGCTTTCCTGGCAAGTCTGCATCCCCGGCGTCTCTCGAGAATCTTCTCCAGAGAGCCAAAGGTCGAGCGAGAGACAGGGACAGGGTAAAGAGCGGCAATAACGCGCAATCGGCCCATTTGAGGCCTCCTGCGTTTCCTTTGACGTCGTCGCCGTCACAGTCTCCGAGCGATTGGGACAGAGACgcggagtgggaggaggaggtgcAGCTGCAGAGGCACCAAGTCCTCACCATCAGTCGCGGATGGAATGAGCAGCTGGTGGATGGTGACGGTAACGGCAGGGTGGACAG TCCTGTGTTTACAAACGGCATCAACGTGGACTGGCCCGGCTGGTGCTTCGACGCCGCCGAGGTGGATTACACAAGTCCGAGAGCTGAAGGACTCCTGGAGGATATCAATCAGTCTTTGACATTCGGGAATCTTTCCGAACAGGAGGACAACTTTTGCAGTCAAGTGTGA
- the plekhg6 gene encoding uncharacterized protein plekhg6 isoform X2 encodes MEADLVQSRDAGDVDRSEPDRHAQTPAGANFYHKVSPEKVKFYTYGHQMRTRQKVVSNYSTVTKGASAAAKPRAALKQVFLNQGVSDRSFTAEERNQLDALKQELEAFAVPVSLKWRWRDESRGSTLEQNWTDIVNSHSIMSRMQRHQQEAMWEFVLTELNYINRLVVIKDLVIAALVNLHLRGLLQEVTPERLFSNLPAILSAHQLFWQEVIYPMLHEVRLTGKPFNPMGLKVGCLQFRERFSAYCHYCAEEENSFEFTRQQMESNPNFLAYVQWVETHPQCARMRIGDMQAKPHQRITKYALLLKAVLKTTQDGRMQRSLRSMLSSVNTFLESINDYLRMRDEEAALSNSAQRLEGYEMEGINEEIDKHVREICQFDLTCPIRGVGDGVVRKLLLEDNLKLEVVALLFSDVLLMTKVQKKAERLKVVRPPLALDRTYCVALKDNCSFLLVEVGELWCPVNVYIFTAGTSESCSAWVSAIHQAKVMLTNMREAENRQLAAAERPAAFDGTCAAVSKEEVFVDHTAGKRAVPQLLNGAHAFKNASENPPNHFEILPQKFVIQDNRGEERVTHQEEKFNQSVKVMDPLRPLTARPNFLVPGGYPDVDYPTDGLNTSPVPGQTRPSDGKIENSHPETKVFPGTFKSPILRKKRTDNGLKSPSPQTVHGSEWSPSNNSSSNSDSDCGGNTKPANSHIVLKLSALKPTRGTFWNNDPRASPETEIFSESELTVFNLQNKKARLRTQRSASIPNMPSQEEQRFHFPDGFPGKSASPASLENLLQRAKGRARDRDRVKSGNNAQSAHLRPPAFPLTSSPSQSPSDWDRDAEWEEEVQLQRHQVLTISRGWNEQLVDGDGNGRVDSPVFTNGINVDWPGWCFDAAEVDYTSPRAEGLLEDINQSLTFGNLSEQEDNFCSQV; translated from the exons ATGGAGGCAGACTTGGTGCAGTCACGTGACGCTGGCGACGTGGACCGGAGCGAGCCCGACCGCCACGCGCAGACCCCAGCAGGCGCCAACTTTTACCACAAGGTGTCTCCAGAGAAAGTCAAGTTCTACACATACGGACATCAG ATGCGGACAAGACAGAAAGTTGTTAGCAACTATTCAACGGTGACAAAGGGAGCGTCAGCAGCAGCCAAACCCAGAGCCGCGCTCAAACAAGTTTTTCTCAACCAGGGAGTGTCTGACAGGAGCTTTACAGCCGAG GAAAGGAATCAACTGGACGCGTTGAAGCAGGAGCTGGAGGCCTTCGCTGTGCCCGTCAGCCTGAAGTGGCGATGGAGGGATGAGAGCCGCGGGAGCACGCTGGAGCAGAACTGGACCGATATCGTCAACTCACACTCT ATCATGTCTCGGATGCAGAGGCACCAGCAGGAAGCCATGTGGGAGTTTGTCCTCACCGAACTCAACTACATCAACCGACTTGTTGTTATCAAAGAC TTGGTTATTGCAGCTTTGGTCAACCTGCACCTGCGTGGCTTGCTCCAGGAG GTGACACCCGAGCGGCTTTTCTCCAACCTTCCCGCCATCCTCAGCGCACACCAGCTGTTCTGGCAGGAAGTGATTTATCCCATGTTACATGAAGTCCGCTTGACAGGCAAACCTTTTAACCCAATGGGGTTAAAGGTCGGCTGCCTCCAG TTCCGCGAACGCTTCTCGGCGTACTGCCATTACTGTGCAGAGGAGGAGAACAGCTTTGAGTTCACACGCCAACAAATGGAGAGCAACCCAAATTTCCTCGCATATGTGCAG TGGGTGGAGACCCACCCGCAGTGCGCACGAATGCGCATCGGGGACATGCAGGCCAAGCCCCACCAGAGGATCACCAAGTACGCCCTCCTTCTCAAGGCGGTGCTTAAGACCACCCAGGACGGTCGCATGCAGCGCAGTCTGCGCAGCATG TTATCGAGTGTCAACACGTTTCTGGAGAGCATCAACGATTACCTGAGGATGAGGGACGAGGAGGCGGCGCTCTCCAATTCTGCTCAGAGGCTGGAAGGATACGAGATGGAGGGAATAAACGAAGAAATTGACAAG CACGTGCGAGAAATCTGCCAGTTTGACCTGACGTGCCCCATCAGAGGGGTCGGTGATGGCGTCGTCCGCAAACTGCTCCTGGAGGACAACCTGAAG CTGGAGGTGGTGGCGCTGTTGTTCTCCGACGTGCTTCTGATGACCAAAGTGCAGAAGAAAGCAGAGCGACTGAAGGTGGTTCGGCCTCCGCTGGCCCTGGACAGAACGTACTGCGTTGCGCTGAAGGATAACT GCTCGTTTCTTCTGGTCGAGGTGGGGGAGCTTTGGTGTCCTGTCAATGTCTACATATTTACAGCCGGCACCTCTGAAAGTTGCTCCGCTTGGGTGTCCGCCATTCACCAGGCAAAG GTGATGCTGACGAACATGAGGGAGGCCGAAAATAGGCAATTGGCGGCGGCAGAAAGACCCGCTGCATTTGACGGCACGTGCGCGGCTGTCTCAAAAGAGGAGGTTTTTGTGGACCACACCGCCGGCAAACGCGCAGTCCCTCAGCTGTTAAATGGCGCTCATGCGTTTAAAAATGCGTCTGAAAATCCCCCAAATCACTTTGAAATATTGCCTCAAAAATTTGTCATCCAAGACAATAGAGGAGAAGAAAGAGTGACCCATCAAGAGGAGAAATTCAATCAATCTGTAAAGGTCATGGATCCACTGCGACCTCTCACCGCCAGACCGAATTTTTTGGTGCCAGGCGGCTACCCGGACGTTGACTACCCGACAGATGGACTGAACACTTCACCGGTTCCTGGCCAAACACGACCATCCGACGGCAAGATCGAAAATTCACATCCGGAGACTAAAGTCTTCCCAGGGACTTTCAAGTCCCCCATCTTACGAAAGAAGAGGACAGACAATGGCCTGAAGAGCCCCTCGCCTCAGACGGTGCACGGTTCAGAGTGGTCGCCGTCCAACAACTCTTCCTCCAACTCGGACTCCGACTGCGGCGGGAATACGAAGCCCGCCAATTCTCACATCGTGCTGAAGTTGAGCGCCCTGAAGCCCACCCGGGGGACTTTTTGGAATAACGACCCGAGAGCGTCGCCAGAAACTGAGATCTTTTCTGAATCTGAACTGACGGTTTTTAACCTTCAGAATAAAAAGGCCAGGCTGAGAACCCAGAGGAGCGCGTCCATTCCTAACATGCCGAGCCAAGAGGAGCAGAGGTTTCACTTTCCGGACGGCTTTCCTGGCAAGTCTGCATCCCCGGCGTCTCTCGAGAATCTTCTCCAGAGAGCCAAAGGTCGAGCGAGAGACAGGGACAGGGTAAAGAGCGGCAATAACGCGCAATCGGCCCATTTGAGGCCTCCTGCGTTTCCTTTGACGTCGTCGCCGTCACAGTCTCCGAGCGATTGGGACAGAGACgcggagtgggaggaggaggtgcAGCTGCAGAGGCACCAAGTCCTCACCATCAGTCGCGGATGGAATGAGCAGCTGGTGGATGGTGACGGTAACGGCAGGGTGGACAG TCCTGTGTTTACAAACGGCATCAACGTGGACTGGCCCGGCTGGTGCTTCGACGCCGCCGAGGTGGATTACACAAGTCCGAGAGCTGAAGGACTCCTGGAGGATATCAATCAGTCTTTGACATTCGGGAATCTTTCCGAACAGGAGGACAACTTTTGCAGTCAAGTGTGA
- the lag3 gene encoding lymphocyte activation gene 3 protein yields MLVEYLVSALMMFSMSDAQLELQEVFAESNSQALLPCDCNTSSSAPIIWTKDKQGTVWRQERSGLQFWGSRWLQRSGQQRVGCPRCQLVGGDCGLRISGVREQDGGLYTCKFQSGRRLVTRSLVLRVIKVSFSPAVPVAGVHVSINCTVTPEPQGATVQWRLNNGPFVPSSAPCPLTSRWNVEEKASARLAGYWTCVVAGRSARGRASAALTVRGIVRPSQDGAKVYAAVGSAATLPCVFSRDLNPAQPAWYKLKPGSVWKAAFQSLPSSSSSSSPASQPAWDQSVHLQELVLEDAGTYRCAGIVEGNSLSRQMQLVVAKIDCSAAPKKTIALTCQLTDASEVTRYQWVRVTYDLSGMREVEPIQQGRSLRVSEMSREDGGEWVCRFYGARGLLGNVTQSVTSQLDHVSGSAGVAYTAAVVLGVTALLFLLILILAQTYKNHRRRKRNFQFITLETILHAKFNEQEAREQSPAKKGKGASNLSH; encoded by the exons ATGCTTGTGGAGTATTTGGTGTCTGCTCTGATGATGTTTTCCATGTCAG ACGCTCAGCTTGAGCTACAAGAGGTGTTTGCCGAGTCCAACTCGCAGGCTCTTCTCCCGTGTGACTGCAACACTTCTTCATCAGCACCCATCATCTGGACCAAGGATAAACAAGG CACGGTGTGGAGACAGGAGAGGAGCGGCTTGCAGTTTTGGGGCTCCAGATGGCTGCAGAGATCTGGTCAGCAGCGCGTCGGCTGTCCCCGCTGCCAGCTAGTAGGAGGCGACTGCGGCCTGCGAATCAGCGGCGTCAGGGAGCAGGACGGAGGCCTCTACACTTGCAAGTTTCAGAGCGGACGGCGCTTGGTCACGCGCTCGCTCGTGCTCAGAGTCATTAAAG TGTCGTTCTCCCCGGCGGTCCCGGTGGCCGGGGTCCACGTTTCAATCAACTGCACTGTGACACCTGAGCCTCAAGGTGCCACAGTGCAGTGGAGGTTGAACAACGGCCCGTTTGTGCCTTCGAGCGCGCCGTGCCCTCTGACCTCTCGGTGGAATGTGGAGGAGAAGGCCAGCGCGCGACTGGCGGGATATTGGACGTGCGTGGTGGCCGGCAGAAGTGCACGAGGCCGAGCCTCGGCCGCTTTAACTGTCAGAG GAATCGTCCGACCGTCCCAAGATGGCGCGAAGGTTTATGCAGCTGTGGGTTCCGCAGCGACCCTCCCCTGCGTCTTCTCCCGTGACTTAAACCCAGCTCAGCCCGCCTGGTACAAACTCAAGCCCGGCTCTGTTTGGAAAGCCGCTTTCCAATcccttccttcctcctcctcgtcttcctcacCCGCTTCCCAACCTGCTTGGGACCAATCCGTCCATTTACAAGAGCTTGTCCTGGAGGATGCGGGAACGTACAGATGCGCCGGGATAGTTGAAGGCAACAGCCTGTCTCGCCAAATGCAGCTCGTTGTGGCCAAAA TCGATTGCAGCGCCGCGCCGAAGAAAACGATCGCCCTGACCTGTCAGCTGACGGACGCCAGCGAGGTCACCCGCTACCAGTGGGTCCGCGTGACCTACGACCTCAGCGGCATGCGCGAGGTGGAACCCATCCAGCAGGGAAGGAGTCTTCGTGTGAGCGAAATGTCCCGCGAGGACGGCGGGGAATGGGTGTGTCGCTTTTACGGCGCTCGAGGACTGCTGGGCAACGTGACGCAAAGCGTGACTTCTCAATTGG ATCACGTGAGCGGCTCAGCGGGTGTGGCCTACACCGCCGCAGTTGTGCTTGGTGTTACTGCACTCCTGTTTCTTCTGATTCTGATTCTGGCTCAGACATACAAGAACCACCGAAGG CGAAAAAGAAATTTCCAGTTCATCACGTTGGAGACAATTCTCCACGCTAAATTCAACGAGCAAGAGGCCAGAGAACAAAGTCCGGCGAAAAAGGGGAAAGGCGCTTCGAACCTGAGCCACTAG
- the mrpl51 gene encoding large ribosomal subunit protein mL51 gives MFAVGGLLRAGVSFCRTAGALLDTTRTFSTGTCHHIRMHSIPKPKVVDRWNEKRSMFGVYDNIGILGDFKTHPKDLIIAPCWLKAFKGNELQRLIRKKRMVGDRMMTLERHNLEKRIRFLYRRFNRTGKHR, from the exons ATGTTTGCTGTTGGAGGGCTCCTTCGAGCTGGAGTCTCGTTCTGTCGCACGGCGGGGGCTCTGCTAGACACAACTCGGACCTTTTCTACTG GTACATGTCATCACATCAGGATGCACTCCATCCCCAAGCCCAAAGTGGTGGACAGGTGGAATGAGAAAAGGAGTATGTTTGGCGTGTACGACAACATAGGAATCTTAG GAGATTTCAAAACTCACCCCAAAGACTTGATCATCGCCCCCTGCTGGCTGAAGGCTTTCAAGGGCAACGAGCTGCAGCGTCTCATCAGGAAGAAGAGGATGGTGGGAGACCGAATGATGACTCTGGAAAGACACAACTTAGAAAAAAGGATTCGCTTCCTCTACAGACGCTTCAACCGCACTGGCAAACATCGCTAA
- the LOC144058452 gene encoding vesicle-associated membrane protein 3-like produces MSAPDAVAPGAPGAPGADGAPGGGPPGPPNTSSNRRLQQTQAQVEEVVDIMRVNVDKVLERDQKLSELDDRADALQAGASQFESCAAKLKNKYWWKNCKMMIMMGIIGVIVVGIIFLYFFY; encoded by the exons AT GTCCGCCCCAGATGCCGTAGCTCCCGGTGCTCCAGGAGCCCCCGGTGCAGACGGAGCCCCGGGGGGCGGGCCCCCTGGACCCCCCAACACCTCCAGCAACCGCAGGCTACAGCAGACGCAGGCCCAAGTCGAGGAG GTGGTGGACATCATGAGGGTGAACGTGGATAAAGTTTTGGAAAGGGACCAGAAGCTGTCGGAGCTGGATGACCGAGCGGACGCCCTCCAAGCCGGGGCGTCGCAGTTCGAAAGCTGCGCGGCCAAGCTGAAGAACAAGTACTGGTGGAAGAACTGCAAG ATGATGATCATGATGGGCATCATTGGCGTCATCGTGGTGGGAATAATATTCT TGTACTTCTTCTACTGA
- the tapbpl gene encoding LOW QUALITY PROTEIN: tapasin-related protein (The sequence of the model RefSeq protein was modified relative to this genomic sequence to represent the inferred CDS: inserted 2 bases in 1 codon), producing MTVTGLILCGFFTTYVCASGIADVVLSCEFIEDSVEPHASSAFTRSPATLILREVFIGSDESLEELTPFIPPPNPDPRAILFESKVSSFKIPNVDVLLHADCNEQGVMCEISRYAPRGLKERSGSDHFLVSIDVNGGAFGTLLILRAVAPAGDQSSLMHVELDLPLSHTGTLLTEVSFLVFSTVKSLSAXLNCGFKHLDMSPDEEVHIEWRQQYRGRGQKIIKMVTKLNDAEGGAVVRHGSEDSNMDAAQVVSEGNASVTLRNLKVTDEGAYICSIMIGPFYGQQVVNLQVVQAPSVSLSAKKLVLKGNTAQTLSCHCSQYFPLDAQVEWLSKSPTDEEPAVFPDQGSLSSHRKHGDGTYSLSSHLVVAPGVAPGTRITCRVSHVGLEAPVSVNVLVEHLEEDDYWWVLSMLGITVVFFYQLIK from the exons ATGACGGTGACAGGACTCATTTTGTGTGGATTCTTTACGACCTACGTGTGTG CGTCCGGGATTGCGGACGTGGTTCTGTCCTGCGAGTTCATAGAAGACTCGGTCGAACCGCACGCTAGCTCCGCCTTCACCAGAAGCCCGGCCACTCTCATCTTGAGAGAAGTCTTCATCGGTTCCGATGAATCCCTTGAAGAGCTGACCCCATTCATCCCGCCGCCCAACCCGGATCCTCGCGCCATTTTGTTCGAGTCCAAAG TCTCATCGTTCAAGATTCCGAACGTTGACGTTCTGCTCCACGCCGACTGCAACGAGCAGGGGGTGATGTGCGAAATAAGCAGGTACGCCCCACGCGGCTTGAAAGAAAGGTCGGGATCAGACCATTTCCTGGTGTCCATCGACGTGAACGGCGGGGCTTTTGGCACTTTGTTGATCCTTCGCGCCGTGGCGCCGGCCGGCGACCAATCCAGCCTGATGCACGTGGAACTGGACCTACCGCTGAGTCATACTGGAACGCTGCTGACTGAAG TGTCATTTCTGGTGTTTTCCACTGTCAAGTCTCTATCGGC CCTCAATTGCGGCTTCAAGCATCTGGACATGTCGCCCGATGAGGAAGTTCACATCGAGTGGCGGCAACAGTATCGGGGACGAGGGCAGAAAATCATCAAGATGGTGACCAAGCTGAACGACGCAGAAGGAGGCGCGGTGG TGCGTCACGGGAGCGAGGACTCGAACATGGATGCCGCCCAGGTTGTGAGCGAGGGGAACGCCTCTGTGACCCTGAGGAACTTGAAGGTTACAGATGAGGGCGCCTACATCTGTTCCATCATGATTGGTCCTTTctatggccagcaggtggtcaACCTCCAGGTGGTTC AAGCACCAAGTGTTTCACTTTCGGCGAAGAAGCTAGTTTTAAAGGGAAACACAGCGCAGACTCTAAGCTGCCATTGTAGTCAATACTTCCCTCTGGATGCTCAG GTGGAGTGGCTGTCCAAGTCGCCGACGGACGAGGAGCCCGCCGTCTTCCCCGATCAGGGCTCGCTGTCCAGCCACCGGAAGCACGGCGACGGCACGTACTCGCTCTCGTCCCACCTGGTCGTAGCCCCCGGCGTGGCCCCGGGAACCCGAATCACCTGCAGGGTGTCCCACGTGGGTCTGGAGGCTCCCGTTTCCGTCAACGTGCTGGTAGAACACCTGGAAGAAG ACGACTACTGGTGGGTGTTGTCAATGCTGGGCATCACGGTGGTCTTCTTCTACCAACTCATCAAATAG